The Priestia koreensis genomic interval CAATCCTCCTGAGTAGGGCATTCCTTTTAGAAGCCCTTTTTATATTGAACAGCTAGATATACTCCAGAAACCAGGAATGCTAAAGAATATTTGAACAAAAGAAAAATTTGCCACATATATCCTTTTGGGAAAATCAAGTCGAATAAAACAAAACCACCTAACATGATAAAGGCACTTTTTAAATATATTGGACTTGTTCTTTCGTCTGTTTCTCCGATCTTGTTCCGAAGCACAAATATTAGGATTGCTCCTACTATAAGCAAAACAAAACCACTAACAATAAGCATGTTCCAATTTCCATTTGATTTTTCCGCCCAGATCTTCAAAGGGGAAAAAATAGTATTTGATATCGATTCAGTCGTCATGTTGATCATTTCCTTTCACGTAGGTAAAAATATCATTCACATCAACTTTAAAGAAATTGGCAATACGAAAAGCTAATAGCGACGAAGGAACATAATTTCCCTTCTCCATGACCAAAATAGTTTGCTTGGAAACACCAACTTCTTTTGCCAAATCTAACTGAGTCATTTTGGCAAGAACTCGATATTCGTAAACTTTATTTGATATGGAATCGCCAAAATCCTTCTTCATAACCCTCACCTCACAAGCTGATTATAAATCAAACTTTTCTAAAGGTAAAGTAAACTTTATATTTTTCCAATATTAGTATCCTTATATTTCGAAAATTCCGTTGACGGGGTATTTTTACGAGTGGTAAAAATTAGTAGAGCAATACTTTTGCTACTTTATGGAAAACGAGGGGATCGTAATGAAAAATGAAATGAGTAAGCAAGAACAAGTTACTTGGTTTGAAGAGGTTGTAGATCAGCAATTTGATGATGACGTATTTGGAGCTTGTACGACAAACACATTTTCTCTTAGTGATTACTGGGGGAATAAAGGTGGCTGGTGTACAGCAACTCATGAATGTATGTCATGGTGTAAATAATCTTTAAAGTAGTTTATTTAATCGAATGTAAATGGATTTTAAAAACTTTTATATTGAAGAGGAGAATGGATATGAATAACAAAACTAATGCTCTTAATAAATCAGAAAAAGAATTAGAACTTGGTAAATACTTAGAATCAGATATGATCGCATTAACTGAGGACGATGTTGCTGGAGGAATTACACCAACGATTGTTATTACAGCAGTTACTGGTTATATTTCAACTAATACTTGTCCAACTACTTCTTGTACACGCGCTTGCTAATAAAGGGGAGATAATTTTATGATTACCTACAAAAAACAGTTTTATCCAGAGTTGGAGCAGTCAGATTTCGACGAACATATTGCACCACTTTTACATTATATTGATGAGCTGTCTGTGCATTCTCAAGATAATCTTAGTAATGTGGATACTTTCAAGTCCCAGGAATTTTACCCTTTTCATAACCCTTGTAGGATGATCGCGAAAAATGCCTGGGAGAAAGTATGGGACTCGAATATAGACCAGTACCTTTTGGATTCTAAATCATTCAAACATGCTATCTGTGAGTTATTCTCACAGGTAGCTTTCTCATACTTAATCAGGTCTTTTGCGGAGCACATTAAGACGTTACCTAAGCAGTCTATGAATTCAAAAGAAATTTATGACTATTATACTCAACAATTAATGATGACCAAATTCAAGGAATTTGCAGAAGTTTATTCTATTGGATGGGGAAGATGCAATCATTTATTAGAGAACAGGGCTTTAGCAATTAAAAACGCTATTTTATTAACTCAACAGCATCGATCTGAAATAGAGACAAAACTTCACATTTCGTCCACGAGCCGTATTGTGTCTGTGGAGTCAGGTGGAGATACACATAACAACGGAACGTCAGTAGCAATTATTACGTTTGAACAAGGTGAAAAAATTGTATTCAAGCCACGTTCAGTATCTGGAGAGCTAGGGTACACCAATTTTATTCAAGAGATTAACACATTCATTTCTCCTAAAATGCCTTCTCTGACGGTCATTCACTGCGGAGATTATGGCTTTACAGAATTTGTAGAAATGAATGAAGAAAAGACTGACATGTTTCA includes:
- a CDS encoding DUF2178 domain-containing protein codes for the protein MINMTTESISNTIFSPLKIWAEKSNGNWNMLIVSGFVLLIVGAILIFVLRNKIGETDERTSPIYLKSAFIMLGGFVLFDLIFPKGYMWQIFLLFKYSLAFLVSGVYLAVQYKKGF
- a CDS encoding helix-turn-helix transcriptional regulator, yielding MKKDFGDSISNKVYEYRVLAKMTQLDLAKEVGVSKQTILVMEKGNYVPSSLLAFRIANFFKVDVNDIFTYVKGNDQHDD
- a CDS encoding plantaricin C family lantibiotic, which gives rise to MKNEMSKQEQVTWFEEVVDQQFDDDVFGACTTNTFSLSDYWGNKGGWCTATHECMSWCK
- a CDS encoding class II lanthipeptide, LchA2/BrtA2 family → MNNKTNALNKSEKELELGKYLESDMIALTEDDVAGGITPTIVITAVTGYISTNTCPTTSCTRAC